The Euphorbia lathyris chromosome 2, ddEupLath1.1, whole genome shotgun sequence genome includes a window with the following:
- the LOC136220430 gene encoding NAC domain-containing protein 91-like — protein sequence MNHHISSTITISGSPLQPNQLVGYRFHPTDDELLTYFLKPKMLSRVDYRPPIPEIKVCDYEPWDLPALINNNSDDQVWYFFCPRDYKYLRSRRSNRTTEAGYWKPTGKPRKVLNKRKEQIGTKKSLVFYIKERPKAIRTRWIMHEYECALNSTMATSGDFVLCKLKSKADEKINEGQPLHMVVESDLENQNSNEITVNSSCDEHESSVHISSDFDDYNPNEMISEGQQVHMVFESDLENQNLNEMTVNSSCDEHESSVHISSDIDDYNPNEILKLKANEMISESQEVHMVFESDLENQHLNEMPVNSSCDKHESGIRISSDIDDYNPNEMTDMSIYEEGEWTCLPDFDNVTTNSANDEDKSHYYTGSDINPNEIAAMSTSVSDFEGQNLYQKIDISASEEGVCSPCGLTPSDSSNSTNTDSNAAEVDPLLSYINGFELEELEKLIQEDKFNSAFYKLPMTPQ from the exons ATGAATCACCACATTTCATCTA CTATTACAATCTCTGGATCACCACTCCAACCAAATCAATTGGTTGGCTATAGATTTCACCCAACCGATGATGAACTGTTAACCTATTTTCTAAAGCCCAAAATGCTCAGCCGTGTTGATTACCGGCCACCAATCCCCGAGATTAAAGTTTGTGATTACGAACCCTGGGATCTTCCTG CTCTAATCAACAATAATTCTGACGATCAAGTGTGGTACTTCTTTTGCCCTCGGGATTACAAGTATTTGCGCAGCCGCCGGTCTAATCGGACCACCGAGGCTGGATACTGGAAACCCACTGGCAAACCTCGTAAGGTCTTAAATAAGCGCAAAGAACAGATAGGCACAAAGAAAAGTTTGGTTTTCTACATTAAAGAACGACCTAAAGCTATAAGAACTAGGTGGATAATGCATGAATATGAATGTGCTCTGAATTCCACCATGGCTACTTCG GGAGATTTTGTTCTTTGTAAATTGAAGTCAAAGGCAGATGAGAAGATCAATGAAGGCCAACCACTTCATATGGTTGTTGAGTCTGATCTTGAAAATCAAAATTCGAATGAGATAACGGTTAATTCATCTTGTGATGAACATGAATCTAGCGTTCATATAAGTTCTGATTTTGATGATTATAATCCAAATGAGATGATCAGTGAAGGCCAACAAGTTCATATGGTTTTTGAGTCTGATCTTGAAAATCAAAATTTGAACGAGATGACTGTTAATTCATCTTGCGATGAACATGAATCGAGCGTCCATATAAGTTCTGATATTGATGATTATAATCCAAATGAGATATTAAAGTTAAAGGCAAATGAGATGATCAGTGAAAGCCAAGAGGTTCATATGGTTTTTGAGTCTGATCTTGAAAATCAACATTTGAATGAGATGCCGGTTAATTCATCTTGTGATAAACATGAATCGGGCATTCGTATAAGTTCTGATATTGATGATTATAATCCAAATGAGATGACTGATATGTCAATTTATGAAGAAGGTGAGTGGACTTGCCTACCAGATTTTGACAATGTCACAACTAATTCCGCTAACGATGAAGATAAGTCACATTACTATACGGGTTCTGATATTAACCCAAATGAGATAGCTGCTATGTCAACCTCTGTAAGTGATTTTGAAGGTCAAAATCTATACCAGAAAATAGATATATCAGCCTCTGAAGAAGGTGTATGCAGTCCCTGTGGACTAACCCCTTCTGATTCCTCAAATTCTACCAACACAGACAGTAATGCAGCAGAG GTGGATCCTTTACTAAGTTACATTAATGGGTTTGAATTGGAAGAGCTAGAGAAACTAATACAAGAAGACAAGTTCAACTCTGCATTTTACAAACTGCCTATGACCCCCCAATGA